The Engraulis encrasicolus isolate BLACKSEA-1 chromosome 4, IST_EnEncr_1.0, whole genome shotgun sequence genome includes a window with the following:
- the kcnj11 gene encoding ATP-sensitive inward rectifier potassium channel 11 codes for MLSRKGLPDDYLLTRLAEDVLQPKFKAVQRKARFVDKNGTCNVAHTNIREQGRFLQDVFTTLVDLKWLHTLVIFTMSFLCSWFLFGMIWWLIAFAHGDLDKQSEDFVPCVTDIRSFSSAFLFSIEVQVTIGFGGRMITEECVSAIVILLVQNIVGLVINAIMLGCIFMKTAQAKRRAETLIFSKHAVVGFRNGKLCFMVRIGDLRKSMIISAAVRMQVVRKTTTSEGEVVPLDQIDIQMDNPIGTNGIFLVSPLIICHVIDKNSPLYEMSAADLQNEDIEVIVVLEGVVETTGITTQARTSYLSEEILWGRRFVSTVSEEDGIYAVDYSKFGNTAKAPTPTCSAKQLEERGGLEMFRRQELAQAKGSVRRRRVKQPSVSQEEEKTHATGQTTNLVS; via the coding sequence ATGCTGTCAAGAAAGGGACTTCCAGATGATTATTTGCTCACTCGCTTGGCTGAGGATGTACTACAGCCAAAATTCAAGGCGGTACAGAGGAAGGCTCGCTTTGTGGATAAAAACGGGACTTGCAACGTAGCCCACACGAATATTCGCGAACAGGGGCGTTTTCTGCAGGATGTCTTTACTACACTGGTCGATTTAAAATGGCTCCACACACTAGTTATATTTACTATGTCATTTCTGTGCAGTTGGTTTTTGTTTGGAATGATCTGGTGGCTCATAGCCTTCGCGCACGGGGACCTTGACAAGCAAAGTGAAGACTTTGTCCCGTGCGTGACAGATATCCGATCCTTTTCCTCAGCGTTCCTCTTCTCTATTGAGGTGCAGGTAACCATCGGTTTCGGTGGACGTATGATCACCGAGGAATGTGTGTCAGCCATCGTCATACTGTTAGTTCAGAATATCGTAGGACTGGTTATCAACGCCATCATGCTTGGTTGCATCTTTATGAAAACAGCTCAAGCCAAAAGACGCGCGGAGACGCTCATCTTCAGCAAACATGCCGTTGTGGGTTTTCGTAATGGCAAACTGTGTTTCATGGTCCGCATTGGGGACCTCCGCAAGAGTATGATCATCAGCGCAGCTGTCAGAATGCAGGTGGTGAGAAAGACCACTACCAGCGAGGGAGAGGTCGTCCCCCTGGACCAAATAGACATCCAGATGGATAACCCCATTGGAACGAATGGCATCTTCCTGGTGTCTCCACTTATCATATGTCATGTCATTGACAAAAACAGTCCCTTGTACGAAATGTCAGCTGCGGACTTACAAAACGAGGACATCGAGGTGATAGTGGTGCTTGAGGGCGTTGTGGAAACCACCGGCATCACCACACAGGCCCGGACGTCTTACCTGTCTGAGGAGATTTTGTGGGGTAGGCGATTCGTGTCAACGGTGAGCGAGGAGGACGGGATTTACGCGGTGGACTATTCCAAGTTTGGCAACACGGCAAAGGCGCCTACTCCAACATGCAGCGCGAAACAGCTCGAGGAAAGGGGAGGTTTGGAGATGTTTAGACGTCAGGAGCTCGCGCAGGCCAAGGGTTCTGTCAGGAGGAGACGCGTCAAACAGCCCAGTGTCAGTCAAGAGGAAGAAAAGACACATGCTACGGGCCAAACTACAAACTTAGTCAGTTAG